In Candidatus Desulforudis audaxviator MP104C, a genomic segment contains:
- a CDS encoding nickel-dependent hydrogenase large subunit, translating to MPRMTFPFGPQHPVLPEAIQLKLTVEDERVVEVLPAIGYMHRGIEKAAERNPYINNVFLCERICGICSFIHGMAYCQTIEEIMKVEVPPRAKYLRVMWSELSRLHSHLLWLGLLADSFGFESLFMQCWRAREIVLDMLEMTTGQRVIQSTCVIGGVRRDIDADQAARLREMLKTLKPQIDAVIPVFKHDYTIKSRTVGRGVLPKDQAWTLGAVGPTLRGSGGTWDARSTGYAAYGELEFEPVVETDGDSYARTMVRVRETYQAYELVLKALDRLPEGETRVKVKGSPNGEAVMRVEQPRGELFYYALGNGTVRLERLKVRTPTFANIPALLTMLPGCEIADVPVIVLSIDPCMSCTER from the coding sequence CCGTTCGGCCCGCAGCATCCTGTGCTCCCGGAAGCGATTCAGCTAAAGCTGACCGTGGAGGATGAAAGAGTCGTCGAGGTGCTGCCGGCGATCGGGTACATGCACCGGGGCATCGAGAAGGCGGCCGAACGGAACCCGTACATCAACAATGTGTTTCTGTGCGAGCGGATCTGCGGGATCTGCAGTTTCATCCACGGGATGGCTTACTGCCAGACGATCGAGGAGATCATGAAGGTGGAAGTGCCGCCCCGCGCCAAATACCTGCGGGTAATGTGGAGCGAGCTTTCGCGTCTGCACAGCCACCTATTGTGGCTCGGGCTACTGGCCGACTCCTTCGGCTTTGAGAGCCTGTTCATGCAGTGCTGGCGTGCCCGGGAGATCGTGCTCGATATGCTGGAGATGACCACCGGGCAGCGGGTGATCCAGTCCACCTGCGTCATCGGCGGTGTGAGGCGGGACATCGACGCCGACCAGGCTGCCCGCCTGCGGGAAATGCTGAAAACATTGAAGCCGCAGATCGACGCCGTGATCCCAGTGTTCAAGCATGACTACACCATCAAGTCCCGCACGGTAGGCAGGGGTGTGCTGCCGAAGGATCAGGCCTGGACTCTGGGCGCGGTCGGGCCGACCTTGCGTGGCAGCGGCGGCACCTGGGACGCCCGCTCAACCGGTTACGCGGCGTACGGCGAGCTTGAGTTTGAGCCGGTGGTCGAGACCGACGGCGACAGCTACGCGCGGACCATGGTGCGGGTCCGGGAAACGTATCAGGCTTACGAACTGGTGTTGAAGGCGCTGGACCGGCTGCCGGAAGGCGAGACCAGGGTCAAGGTGAAAGGTTCCCCGAATGGTGAAGCCGTAATGCGGGTCGAGCAGCCGCGCGGGGAGCTTTTCTACTACGCTCTGGGCAACGGAACCGTGCGCCTGGAGCGATTGAAGGTGCGCACGCCGACGTTCGCCAACATTCCGGCGCTGCTGACCATGCTGCCCGGCTGTGAGATCGCCGACGTTCCGGTCATCGTACTGTCGATCGACCCGTGCATGTCGTGTACCGAAAGGTGA
- a CDS encoding 4Fe-4S dicluster domain-containing protein yields the protein MPWMIPNIAKNLAGSPATRKYPFEKRAYFPGARGRLEIDFLTCGYCGLCERVCPSQAIKKIGDKKDPDVTILYKPFACIYCGRCVEVCKFGAVQIFEEHTAPADRKLTLGREGEPVDEEFELNNGF from the coding sequence ATGCCCTGGATGATTCCGAACATCGCCAAAAACCTAGCTGGTTCCCCGGCCACCCGCAAGTACCCGTTTGAAAAGCGGGCGTACTTCCCGGGCGCCCGGGGAAGGCTTGAGATTGATTTTCTCACCTGCGGGTACTGCGGCCTGTGCGAGCGGGTGTGTCCGTCACAGGCCATCAAAAAGATCGGGGACAAAAAGGACCCGGACGTGACGATCCTGTACAAACCCTTCGCCTGCATCTACTGCGGCCGGTGCGTCGAGGTATGCAAGTTCGGGGCCGTGCAGATATTCGAAGAACACACCGCGCCGGCCGACCGGAAACTCACTCTGGGGCGGGAAGGTGAGCCGGTAGACGAGGAGTTTGAGCTGAACAACGGCTTTTGA
- a CDS encoding FmdE family protein, translating into MCVQSPWEKALEFHGHVCPGLVVGFRAAEVGLRELGLDPAGARSADLICVVENRACAVDAVQAVTGCTLGKANLVVADHGKHVYTFARREAGGEAVRVALIAAGLALEELRALQEKALTEPGEENQKAFVRKREEISDRLMEMPETDLFQVRRVTVEPPARQRVKCLAVCSRCGEYVFEDRATKKDGRVFCPPCAVE; encoded by the coding sequence ATGTGCGTACAAAGTCCCTGGGAAAAGGCCCTTGAGTTTCACGGGCACGTCTGTCCGGGACTGGTGGTCGGCTTCCGGGCGGCTGAGGTCGGCCTGCGGGAACTGGGCCTTGACCCGGCGGGCGCCCGGAGTGCGGATCTTATCTGTGTGGTCGAGAACCGGGCCTGCGCTGTGGACGCCGTCCAGGCTGTAACCGGTTGTACTCTGGGCAAGGCCAACCTGGTGGTTGCCGACCACGGTAAGCACGTGTATACTTTTGCCCGGCGGGAGGCCGGTGGGGAGGCCGTACGAGTAGCCCTGATAGCGGCCGGCCTGGCGCTGGAGGAGTTGCGTGCCCTGCAGGAAAAGGCTTTGACCGAGCCCGGCGAGGAGAACCAGAAAGCGTTCGTCCGGAAGCGCGAGGAAATCTCTGACCGGCTGATGGAAATGCCGGAGACCGACCTGTTTCAAGTCCGCCGGGTGACGGTGGAACCGCCTGCCCGGCAGCGGGTGAAGTGCCTGGCGGTGTGCAGCCGTTGCGGCGAGTACGTTTTCGAGGACCGGGCGACTAAAAAGGACGGACGGGTGTTTTGCCCGCCTTGTGCCGTGGAGTAG
- a CDS encoding YIP1 family protein, which translates to MAARAGRKKRGGRAAGTDRKGDGGGDGKGRKAKGAAKKGTVSLGPKGDCPPHGDIPPMGTASRIVGMLVNPLRTLDDIVRQPRALTAASLLLGTNLLFVLLIWDKIHQHARWLVEHAPPPEVPAEELARFADQAPAVASTDALLGPAITWFMIALLIRILATGAGRTVTFGLLFNVAIFGMVPHMLGLYLDSVVRYFADPERLDYLQLGINAAYLVPGGVDSKWFPLLDAVNPFTIWGLALASIGGAKLLEVKVARVAVPLLGLWFLLALIRTFSPSGTAG; encoded by the coding sequence ATGGCCGCGAGAGCAGGCCGCAAAAAGAGGGGCGGCAGGGCCGCCGGGACTGACCGTAAAGGCGATGGCGGGGGTGACGGCAAGGGCCGGAAGGCGAAGGGTGCAGCAAAGAAGGGGACAGTCTCCCTGGGGCCCAAAGGGGACTGTCCCCCTCATGGGGATATTCCTCCCATGGGTACGGCGTCGCGCATTGTCGGGATGCTCGTCAACCCGCTCCGCACCCTGGATGATATCGTCCGCCAGCCGCGGGCGCTGACGGCGGCATCCTTGCTTTTGGGCACCAACCTGTTGTTTGTGCTGCTGATCTGGGACAAGATCCACCAGCACGCCCGCTGGCTGGTGGAACACGCCCCGCCGCCTGAAGTGCCGGCGGAGGAACTGGCCCGCTTCGCCGACCAGGCGCCGGCGGTGGCTTCAACGGATGCCCTGCTCGGCCCCGCAATCACCTGGTTTATGATTGCTCTGCTCATCAGAATTCTGGCGACCGGAGCCGGGCGGACGGTGACGTTCGGCCTATTGTTCAACGTGGCAATTTTCGGCATGGTGCCGCACATGCTGGGGCTGTACCTGGATTCTGTGGTGCGGTACTTCGCCGACCCCGAGCGCCTGGATTACCTGCAACTCGGCATCAACGCGGCGTACCTCGTGCCGGGTGGCGTGGATTCAAAATGGTTCCCGTTGCTGGATGCCGTGAACCCGTTTACAATCTGGGGGCTGGCCCTGGCGTCCATCGGCGGCGCCAAGCTCCTGGAGGTCAAGGTCGCGCGGGTGGCGGTGCCCTTGTTGGGATTGTGGTTCCTGCTGGCCCTCATCCGAACCTTCAGCCCATCCGGTACCGCAGGCTAG